One part of the Hippoglossus hippoglossus isolate fHipHip1 chromosome 11, fHipHip1.pri, whole genome shotgun sequence genome encodes these proteins:
- the kat2b gene encoding histone acetyltransferase KAT2B isoform X2, translating to MADSAGIQQGSPAIGAAGLVPAAPGAGGTEGSGAAGGSARIAVKKAQLRSSPRPKKLEKLGVYSSCKAEGACKCNGWKSQNPPPTPPRTDQQSNTVNLQEPCRSCSHTLGDHVTHLENVSEEEMNRLLGIVLDVEYLYTCVHKEEDADTKQVYFSLFKLLRKSILQMGKPTLEAQESPPFEKPSIEQGVNNFVQYKFSHLPSKERQTIMELAKMFLNQINYWQLETPSQRRQRVPTDDAAGYKANYTRWLCYCNVPQFCDSLPRYETTQIFGRTLLRSVFTVMRKQLLEQARQEKDKLPPEKRTLILTHFPKFLSMLEEEVYSHSSPIWSQDFLAGASGGQIPIHTVISAPPVARPLYYSTSPVSVDPTTCGSVSPARKTVLESIPVGEKRKPTEPLPHEENKRPRAVGDIPLELINEVMATITDPAAIPETSLLSAHSARDEAARLEERRGVIEFHVIGNSLNQKPNKRILMWLVGLQNVFSHQLPRMPKEYITRLVFDPKHKTLSLIKDGRVIGGICFRMFPSQGFTEIVFCAVTSNEQVKGYGTHLMNHLKEYHIKHEILNFLTYADEYAIGYFKKQGFSKDIKVPKAKYVGYIKDYEGATLMGCELNPSIPYTEFSVIIKKQKEIIKKLIERKQAQIRKVYPGLSCFKEGVRQIPIESIPGIRETGWKPVGKGKELKDPDQLYSTLKTILQHVKSHPNAWPFMEPVKKTEAPGYYQVIRFPMDLKTMSERLKSRYYTTRKLFMADMQRIFTNCREYNPPESEYYKCANLLEKFFYTKIKEAGLIEK from the exons ATGGCCGACAGCGCCGGGATCCAGCAGGGTTCGCCGGCCATCGGGGCCGCGGGCTTGGTTCCGGCCGCTCCTGGAGCCGGGGGGACGGAGGGCTCCGGCGCCGCTGGAGGATCCGCACGTATCGCCGTGAAGAAGGCGCAACTCCGCTCCTCACCTCGGCCGAAGAAACTGGAAAAACTCGGCGTGTATTCCTCCTGCAAA GCTGAAGGAGCCTGTAAGTGTAATGGCTGGAAAAGCCAGAACCCCCCTCCCACTCCCCCCCGAACTGACCAGCAGTCCAACACAGTCAACCTGCAGGAGCCCTGTCGCAGCTGCTCTCACACTTTGG GTGATCACGTGACCCATCTAGAAAACGTGTCGGAGGAGGAAATGAACAGGCTTCTCGGAATCGTCCTGGACGTGGAGTATCTCTACACGTGTGTTCACAAAGAGGAGGATGCTGACACTAAGCAGGTCTACTTTTCACTCTTCAAA CTGCTGAGGAAATCCATTCTACAAATGGGTAAACCGACGTTAGAAGCACAGGAGAGTCCTCCGTTTGAAAAACCCAGCATTGAGCAG GGGGTGAACAATTTTGTCCAGTACAAGTTCAGCCACCTGCCGTCTAAGGAACGTCAAACAATCATGGAGCTTGCTAAGATGTTCCTCAACCAAATCAACTACTGGCAGCTGGAGACGCCCTCGCAGAGACGCCAGAGGGTGCCTACCGACGACGCCGCTGGATACAAAGCCAACTACACCAG ATGGCTCTGCTACTGCAACGTGCCTCAGTTCTGCGACAGCCTGCCCCGGTACGAGACCACGCAGATCTTCGGGCGGACGCTGCTGCGCTCGGTGTTCACAGTGATGAGGAAACAACTGCTAGAGCAGGCCCGACAGGAAAAGGACAAGCTGCCACCCGAGAAACGCACACTCATTCTCACACACTTTCCTAA GTTCTTGTCtatgctggaggaggaggtgtacAGCCACAGCTCTCCCATCTGGAGCCAAGACTTCTTGGCAGGAGCGTCGGGGGGGCAGATTCCTAttcacacag TCATCAGCGCGCCCCCTGTGGCCAGGCCGTTGTACTACAGCACCAGTCCTGTGTCGGTGGACCCAACCACCTGTGGCAGTGTCAGTCCAGCCAGGAAAACTGTGTTGGAGTCAATCCCAG TGGGAGAGAAGCGTAAACCCACCGAGCCCCTTCCCCATGAGGAAAACAAGAGGCCGCGGGCGGTGGGTGACATCCCCTTGGAGCTCATCAATGAGGTGATGGCAACCATCACCGACCCTGCTGCCATTCCCGAG ACCAGTCTGCTGTCAGCCCACTCTGCACGTGACGAAGCTGCCCGTTTGGAGGAGCGCAGGGGGGTGATCGAGTTCCACGTCATCGGCAACTCCTTAAACCAGAAGCCCAATAAGCGGATCCTGATGTGGCTCGTGGGCCTCCAGAACGTGTTCTCCCACCAGCTCCCCCGCATGCCCAAGGAGTACATCACGCGGCTGGTGTTCGATCC GAAGCACAAGACGCTGTCGCTGATCAAGGACGGACGCGTGATCGGAGGGATCTGCTTCCGCATGTTTCCATCGCAGGGCTTCACAGAGATCGTCTTCTGTGCCGTCACCTCCAACGAACAGGTCAAG ggttATGGAACCCATCTGATGAACCACCTGAAGGAGTATCACATCAAGCATGAAATCCTCAACTTCCTCACTTATGCTGATGAGTACGCCATCGGCTACTTCAAGAAACAG GGTTTCTCAAAGGACATCAAAGTTCCCAAGGCCAAGTATGTGGGCTACATCAAGGACTACGAGGGAGCCACACTCATGGGCTGTGAACTCAACCCCAGCATCCCCTACACGGAGTTCTCCGTTATCATCAAGAAGCAGAAGGAG ATCATTAAGAAACTGATAGAGAGGAAACAGGCTCAGATCAGAAAAGTCTATCCCGGACTTTCCTGTTTTAAGGAAGGAGTTCGGCAGATTCCTATAGAAAGCATTCCGGGCATAC GTGAAACCGGCTGGAAACCTGTGGGCAAAGG TAAGGAACTGAAGGACCCTGATCAACTGTACAGCACTCTGAAGACCATCCTTCAACATGTGAAG AGTCACCCGAACGCCTGGCCGTTCATGGAACCTGTGAAGAAAACAGAGGCCCCTGGGTACTATCAAGTGATTCGCTTCCCCATGG
- the kat2b gene encoding histone acetyltransferase KAT2B isoform X1, with product MADSAGIQQGSPAIGAAGLVPAAPGAGGTEGSGAAGGSARIAVKKAQLRSSPRPKKLEKLGVYSSCKAEGACKCNGWKSQNPPPTPPRTDQQSNTVNLQEPCRSCSHTLGDHVTHLENVSEEEMNRLLGIVLDVEYLYTCVHKEEDADTKQVYFSLFKLLRKSILQMGKPTLEAQESPPFEKPSIEQGVNNFVQYKFSHLPSKERQTIMELAKMFLNQINYWQLETPSQRRQRVPTDDAAGYKANYTRWLCYCNVPQFCDSLPRYETTQIFGRTLLRSVFTVMRKQLLEQARQEKDKLPPEKRTLILTHFPKFLSMLEEEVYSHSSPIWSQDFLAGASGGQIPIHTVISAPPVARPLYYSTSPVSVDPTTCGSVSPARKTVLESIPVGEKRKPTEPLPHEENKRPRAVGDIPLELINEVMATITDPAAIPETSLLSAHSARDEAARLEERRGVIEFHVIGNSLNQKPNKRILMWLVGLQNVFSHQLPRMPKEYITRLVFDPKHKTLSLIKDGRVIGGICFRMFPSQGFTEIVFCAVTSNEQVKGYGTHLMNHLKEYHIKHEILNFLTYADEYAIGYFKKQGFSKDIKVPKAKYVGYIKDYEGATLMGCELNPSIPYTEFSVIIKKQKEIIKKLIERKQAQIRKVYPGLSCFKEGVRQIPIESIPGIRETGWKPVGKGQTSLLPSIVSCKELKDPDQLYSTLKTILQHVKSHPNAWPFMEPVKKTEAPGYYQVIRFPMDLKTMSERLKSRYYTTRKLFMADMQRIFTNCREYNPPESEYYKCANLLEKFFYTKIKEAGLIEK from the exons ATGGCCGACAGCGCCGGGATCCAGCAGGGTTCGCCGGCCATCGGGGCCGCGGGCTTGGTTCCGGCCGCTCCTGGAGCCGGGGGGACGGAGGGCTCCGGCGCCGCTGGAGGATCCGCACGTATCGCCGTGAAGAAGGCGCAACTCCGCTCCTCACCTCGGCCGAAGAAACTGGAAAAACTCGGCGTGTATTCCTCCTGCAAA GCTGAAGGAGCCTGTAAGTGTAATGGCTGGAAAAGCCAGAACCCCCCTCCCACTCCCCCCCGAACTGACCAGCAGTCCAACACAGTCAACCTGCAGGAGCCCTGTCGCAGCTGCTCTCACACTTTGG GTGATCACGTGACCCATCTAGAAAACGTGTCGGAGGAGGAAATGAACAGGCTTCTCGGAATCGTCCTGGACGTGGAGTATCTCTACACGTGTGTTCACAAAGAGGAGGATGCTGACACTAAGCAGGTCTACTTTTCACTCTTCAAA CTGCTGAGGAAATCCATTCTACAAATGGGTAAACCGACGTTAGAAGCACAGGAGAGTCCTCCGTTTGAAAAACCCAGCATTGAGCAG GGGGTGAACAATTTTGTCCAGTACAAGTTCAGCCACCTGCCGTCTAAGGAACGTCAAACAATCATGGAGCTTGCTAAGATGTTCCTCAACCAAATCAACTACTGGCAGCTGGAGACGCCCTCGCAGAGACGCCAGAGGGTGCCTACCGACGACGCCGCTGGATACAAAGCCAACTACACCAG ATGGCTCTGCTACTGCAACGTGCCTCAGTTCTGCGACAGCCTGCCCCGGTACGAGACCACGCAGATCTTCGGGCGGACGCTGCTGCGCTCGGTGTTCACAGTGATGAGGAAACAACTGCTAGAGCAGGCCCGACAGGAAAAGGACAAGCTGCCACCCGAGAAACGCACACTCATTCTCACACACTTTCCTAA GTTCTTGTCtatgctggaggaggaggtgtacAGCCACAGCTCTCCCATCTGGAGCCAAGACTTCTTGGCAGGAGCGTCGGGGGGGCAGATTCCTAttcacacag TCATCAGCGCGCCCCCTGTGGCCAGGCCGTTGTACTACAGCACCAGTCCTGTGTCGGTGGACCCAACCACCTGTGGCAGTGTCAGTCCAGCCAGGAAAACTGTGTTGGAGTCAATCCCAG TGGGAGAGAAGCGTAAACCCACCGAGCCCCTTCCCCATGAGGAAAACAAGAGGCCGCGGGCGGTGGGTGACATCCCCTTGGAGCTCATCAATGAGGTGATGGCAACCATCACCGACCCTGCTGCCATTCCCGAG ACCAGTCTGCTGTCAGCCCACTCTGCACGTGACGAAGCTGCCCGTTTGGAGGAGCGCAGGGGGGTGATCGAGTTCCACGTCATCGGCAACTCCTTAAACCAGAAGCCCAATAAGCGGATCCTGATGTGGCTCGTGGGCCTCCAGAACGTGTTCTCCCACCAGCTCCCCCGCATGCCCAAGGAGTACATCACGCGGCTGGTGTTCGATCC GAAGCACAAGACGCTGTCGCTGATCAAGGACGGACGCGTGATCGGAGGGATCTGCTTCCGCATGTTTCCATCGCAGGGCTTCACAGAGATCGTCTTCTGTGCCGTCACCTCCAACGAACAGGTCAAG ggttATGGAACCCATCTGATGAACCACCTGAAGGAGTATCACATCAAGCATGAAATCCTCAACTTCCTCACTTATGCTGATGAGTACGCCATCGGCTACTTCAAGAAACAG GGTTTCTCAAAGGACATCAAAGTTCCCAAGGCCAAGTATGTGGGCTACATCAAGGACTACGAGGGAGCCACACTCATGGGCTGTGAACTCAACCCCAGCATCCCCTACACGGAGTTCTCCGTTATCATCAAGAAGCAGAAGGAG ATCATTAAGAAACTGATAGAGAGGAAACAGGCTCAGATCAGAAAAGTCTATCCCGGACTTTCCTGTTTTAAGGAAGGAGTTCGGCAGATTCCTATAGAAAGCATTCCGGGCATAC GTGAAACCGGCTGGAAACCTGTGGGCAAAGG GCAAACATCACTTCTTCCAAGTATTGTATCATG TAAGGAACTGAAGGACCCTGATCAACTGTACAGCACTCTGAAGACCATCCTTCAACATGTGAAG AGTCACCCGAACGCCTGGCCGTTCATGGAACCTGTGAAGAAAACAGAGGCCCCTGGGTACTATCAAGTGATTCGCTTCCCCATGG